The following are encoded together in the Plasmodium malariae genome assembly, chromosome: 1 genome:
- the PmUG01_01022900 gene encoding conserved Plasmodium protein, unknown function, with translation MSKGKNNNSETCVYNRKVEGSDSEMESDSSCCIEESKKKNNCKYVSYECEHILFFSSFQLSLAFMFSIYCKFYYLAILNAGLFITSVLHWRKPELGLRRTVDIIMMAINLLIHAFFSFSINSLCVFIWVSAGSLLIMFYFVGKKFSYNSYSTIYHLLIHTIGNATALAIYYISREKIIDYS, from the coding sequence atgagtaaaggtaaaaataataatagtgaaACATGCGTGTACAACAGAAAAGTCGAGGGGTCAGACAGTGAAATGGAAAGTGATAGTAGTTGTTGTATAGaagaatcaaaaaaaaagaataattgtAAATACGTAAGTTACGAATGTGAACATatacttttcttttcatcATTTCAGTTATCTCTAGCATTTATGTTTTcaatatattgtaaattttattatttagcTATATTAAATGCAGGATTATTTATAACGTCAGTATTACACTGGAGAAAACCAGAACTAGGTTTAAGAAGAACAGttgatattattatgatggcaataaatttattaatacatgcatttttttcatttagtaTAAATTCTCTTTGTGTGTTTATATGGGTTTCTGCAGGAagtttattaataatgttttattttgttggTAAAAAATTTAGCTATAACTCCTATAGCACAATATATCATTTGTTAATACATACTATTGGAAATGCTACTGCCCTGGCAATTTACTACATATCaagggaaaaaattattgactATTCCTAG
- the PmUG01_01023000 gene encoding conserved Plasmodium protein, unknown function → MGVLRKNVLFNMFKLKNAYLVIEQGSKGKLVYSSQKGYINTVVSPDKELGNSVNSVNSGSSSNSGNSTDRLKMNDFHYFNIYLLKNKNFVNFVLTYNFCENKNMYVCMLIHLSNIYNTLSVKDICRVLEKIIEHNKASFSHFFIKGETILKLYSHLCNNIVKLNVSELVTLMKCCCYTRNEYPIECIRKIKKVLMTKNLTCLNTVLFNDICNCLVNIRNDFKLRKFPYDNSLHYKILLHLRSEIMNVDVHRFFQILPFYINLTKVSRGEREQSGEKHVTIKHVAPSCAVEAVNTGTTTFENVTTSANITTFAPNAHTSSSTRNLPLDDGEHKGGNHSTNGSNGTIERENNFFLRNQNGRSHSEDKLNSSNLVLSEDEVASLKNNCKLIFLNKMNEINKDMVLPAVTIFKWIEINDRLIFMHICEIFLKNIVFYDSKTVVRFFRKCHSMKFQKIRETNDDGERRSTKDVKNGHGKQNKPKEDINEYCTYAVDKEIGIREKTTYSSSSNARGAKPLRILKIDGNPAATANIDSTANTDSTDVATNLLLNLINERVYHMSISQLYCVTYGIYGFIENMKQFSNLNNLKNNMNLLFSMCVQYITNYVNKEMIRMQNKNTDLYDEQILKEDYPNSCKTTTGRSLLYEKQAELKKENVLRDLNMNIDHVYISSTGVYVNEGGKRLDEGKGQLSHLRQPNNPSNPGPASPPRLIILSCEILLNISHFNISKNHRKIKLIYECINKLLCYEAAQWNNDDLLTMLMCLSNLYFKTNDNYIFHAYKKILNKLEMQKYEMNGHHFNKLAIALGPLLHEENKLIQNFSQFLIFYVENNIVPLRSCVFLLQYIMKNLYIKLNAHLAQLNLLIINRLFLYLKEAYTYTQKFDEDDPSVHMMMFKSFLLLHSINDNTLICIMTTLSIIMQNEKYGSNIKDQAIVILRKIVKYIAPSSFQKFPKRYIHLDLLQALSPDHDQVRQVLLSRM, encoded by the coding sequence ATGGGGGTGTTAAGAAAGAatgttctttttaatatgttcaAATTAAAGAACGCATATTTAGTCATAGAACAAGGTAGCAAAGGGAAGCTTGTATATTCTTCCCAAAAGGGCTATATCAACACTGTGGTTTCCCCTGATAAAGAGTTAGGCAACAGTGTTAATAGCGTTAATAGCGGCAGTAGCAGCAATAGCGGCAATAGCACCGACCGCCTAAAAATGAACGACTTCCACTACTTTAACATATActtattgaaaaataaaaattttgtaaatttcgTTTTAACATACAATTtttgtgaaaataaaaacatgtaCGTGTGCATGCTAATACatttaagtaatatatataatacgcTAAGTGTAAAAGACATATGTAGagtattagaaaaaataatagaacaTAATAAAGCGTccttttcacatttttttattaaaggaGAAACTATATTAAAGTTGTATTCACAtctttgtaataatatagttAAGCTAAACGTATCTGAGTTAGTTACACTTATGAAATGCTGTTGTTATACTAGGAATGAATACCCCATTGAATGTattaggaaaataaaaaaggtcCTTATGACCAAGAATTTAACTTGTTTAAACACAGTTTTGTTTAACGATATATGCAATTGCTTAGTTAATATAAGGAATGATTTTAAGTTAAGAAAGTTTCCTTATGACAACTCTCTACATTACAAAATATTGTTGCACTTAAGGAGTGAAATTATGAATGTAGATGTTCATCGCTTTTTTCAAATACTCCCTTTTTACATTAACTTAACCAAGGTTTCTCGAGGAGAGCGGGAGCAAAGTGGGGAGAAGCATGTAACGATAAAGCACGTTGCCCCTTCATGCGCGGTTGAAGCAGTGAACACAGGTACTACTACCTTCGAAAATGTTACCACCTCCGCAAATATTACAACCTTTGCACCCAATGCTCATACCTCAAGCAGCACTCGGAACCTCCCTCTTGACGACGGTGAGCATAAAGGAGGAAACCACTCAACCAATGGATCGAATGGAACGATTGAAAGGGAAAATAACTTCTTTTTGAGGAACCAAAATGGAAGAAGCCATTCAGAGGACAAGCTAAATAGTAGTAACCTCGTCTTGAGTGAAGACGAAGTGGCTTCGTTAAAAAACAATTGCAAGttaatctttttaaataaaatgaacgaAATAAACAAGGATATGGTTCTACCAGCAGTAACTATATTTAAATGGATAGAGATAAATGATCGTTTAATTTTCATGCATATATGTgaaatctttttaaaaaatattgtattcTACGATTCAAAAACTGTTGTACGCTTTTTTCGAAAATGTCATAGTATGAAATTTCAGAAGATCAGAGAAACTAATGATGATGGGGAAAGAAGGAGTACAAAAGATGTGAAAAATGGGCATGGAAAACAAAACAAGCCAAAAGAAGATATAAATGAGTATTGCACTTATGCAGTAGATAAAGAAATAGGTATAAGGGAGAAAACAACATACAGTAGTAGCAGCAATGCACGTGGTGCTAAGCCTCTGAGGATATTGAAAATTGACGGTAACCCTGCTGCCACTGCTAATATAGATTCCACTGCTAATACTGATAGCACGGACGTTGCAACAAATTTACTTTTGAACCTAATAAATGAGAGGGTTTATCATATGAGCATTTCCCAGTTATACTGTGTTACCTATGGCATATATGGATTCATTGAGAACATGAAACAGTTttcaaatttaaataatttaaaaaataatatgaatttacTCTTTTCTATGTGTGTTCAGTACATAACGAATTATGTTAATAAGGAGATGATAAGGATGCAGAACAAAAATACAGACTTGTATGATGAACAGATATTGAAGGAGGATTATCCTAATTCATGCAAGACCACAACTGGTAGGAGTTTGTTATATGAAAAACAAGCAGAACTGAAAAAGGAGAACGTTCTCCGAGATTTAAACATGAACATTGACCACGTATACATCTCATCTACAGGGGTGTACGTCAACGAAGGGGGAAAAAGACTCGATGAGGGCAAAGGACAACTTAGTCATCTCAGACAACCGAACAATCCCAGTAACCCCGGGCCTGCCAGTCCTCCCCGCCTTATTATCCTCTCGTGTGAGATCCTGCTAAACATAAGCCACTTCAACATTTCGAAAAATCATCGCAAAATTAAGCTTATTTAtgaatgcataaataaaCTCCTCTGTTATGAGGCGGCTCAATGGAATAACGACGATCTCCTGACCATGTTAATGTGTTTGTccaatttatatttcaaaacGAATGATAACTACATTTTCCATGcatataagaaaattttaaataaattagaaatGCAGAAATACGAAATGAATGGTCatcattttaataaacttGCTATTGCTTTAGGTCCACTACTccatgaagaaaataaattaatacaaaatttttctcaatttttaattttttatgttgaaaataatattgttcCTTTACGTTCTTGTGTTTTCttattacaatatattatgaaaaatttgtatattaaattaaatgcCCATCTAGCTCAATTGAATTTGTTAATCATAAAtagattatttttatatttaaaagaagcatatacatatacacaaaaGTTCGATGAAGACGATCCTTCTGTTCATATGATGATGTTTAAAAGTTTTCTACTTTTACATTCTATAAATGACAATACgttaatatgtattatgaCTACTTTATCTATTATCatgcaaaatgaaaaatatggcTCAAATATAAAGGACCAGGCAATCGTCATTCTTCGAAAAATTGTTAAGTATATTGCACCCAGctcttttcaaaaatttcCAAAAAGGTATATTCACCTCGACTTGCTCCAAGCGTTGTCTCCCGATCACGATCAAGTGAGGCAAGTACTGCTCAGCAGGATGTAG
- the PmUG01_01023100 gene encoding conserved Plasmodium protein, unknown function: MNFHKYNDKKRHLTTYGDEHNFQPPQGTSSSPPSVIHGQQVFYLNTIPQFPYTQPIYNHHMNYVNMIHNSETNYISKRSMKKKKNYHQYNKHHNNENSHLREAVEDPWGQLYGRYPGIHFT, translated from the coding sequence AtgaattttcataaatataatgataagaAGAGGCATCTAACGACATACGGAGATGAACATAATTTTCAACCCCCGCAAGGAACATCATCATCTCCTCCATCAGTTATACATGGTCAGCAAgttttttacttaaatacAATTCCTCAGTTTCCTTATACTCAACCCATATATAATCATCACATGAACTATGTAAACATGATCCATAATAGTGAAACtaattatataagtaaaagatcaatgaagaaaaaaaaaaattatcatcaATACAATAAACatcataataatgaaaattctCATCTGAGAGAGGCAGTTGAAGACCCATGGGGCCAGCTTTACGGAAGATACCCTGGCATTCATTTTACTTGA
- the Cdc48 gene encoding AAA family ATPase, CDC48 subfamily, putative — protein sequence MVVRKISHPFFFFREYIPCYYYTLILLIFVVQCSLEISLKRSNHVLIEKNNYWYTNNKNSSFLCKGRSGQTLLRPRRNRNTLASIGSSISKSLANEKRNKVDADKKFVPGSSAFNGSKDFNNANGNHSNHSDKPYNSNNEKSRGNNIAYCEKRGGISEEENQGAKLISKERMRNTLRSGHSSEVSSDVKCMNVRSCNADSKRGVSANDISNASNVDRSYHGSRDDNRVGRKGVVWSNILNTLIGKFWTPQEKKKNFLKSDKTKEIHTGKDIEVMQDRKGNNHNDNYSDNCSDNYSDNCSDNCSDNHSDNCSDNHSDNHSDNHNDADNGNDWGKKWDRNGEGESQNERRKEKENKNNESDKETNFLLKALDSGKFPSYCLVGNIDENADNFEIYMSKEKMDELNISDGFTVLLKGKKKKEMLGIAKVDKNLKKHYVVISFAMKKNLRLMHNDIIKIHPFLNVKKIRNVVISPFSDTVGNLNKSEIQKDVLNAYLKNSYKPLNVNSNIYINYKNKKIEFKILKIITEESDNNNEVYGCMSENSEITLSEEYLNREDYEEHNDDITYEDLGGMKKQLNKIRELIELPLKYPEIFMSIGISAPKGVLMHGIPGTGKTSIAKAIANESNAYCYIINGPEIMSKHIGESEQKLRKIFKKASEKTPCIIFIDEIDSIANKRSKSNIELEKRVVSQLLTLMDGLKKNNNVLVLAATNRPNAIDPALRRFGRFDREIEIPVPDEQGRYEILLTKTKKMKLDPDVNLRKIAKECHGYVGADLAQLCFEAAIQCIKEHVHFLDLDEEDFIEFMKISIDPKKAGDEEASNISSDASQHKEGSNNQLKNFFRFYGKGRGKLDLKDGKDRSDSTSGRSDNVGSRSDNVGSRSGNVGSRSDNLSGVADRVGGEKLDRRTKKIPSYILNKLTIKAKHFQHALNICNPSSLRERQVQIPTVTWNDIGGMHEVKEQLKETILYPLEYKHLYNKFNSNYNKGILLYGPPGCGKTLLAKAIANECNANFISVKGPELLTMWFGESEANVRDLFDKARAASPCIIFFDEIDSLAKERNSNNNNDASDRVINQILTEIDGINEKKTIFIIAATNRPDILDRALTRPGRLDKLIYISLPDFRSRCSIFKAILKNTPLNKDVDIQDMAKRTEGFSGADITNLCQSAVNEAIKETIHLLNIRKKEQKKKTNHIEVDPAYDPVPTLSKKHFDLAFKNARISIQPEDVLKYEKFKEKLSLQNFS from the coding sequence ATGGTAGTCCGAAAAATAAGTCAtcccttcttttttttcaggGAATATATACCATGCTACTACTATACATTAATACTCCTTATTTTTGTTGTACAGTGTTCACTCgaaatatcattaaaaagAAGCAATCATGTTTTAAttgaaaagaataattacTGGTATACgaataacaaaaatagtTCGTTTCTTTGTAAAGGTAGATCAGGTCAAACACTTTTAAGACCAAGAAGAAACAGAAACACGTTAGCATCAATCGGTTCATCGATTAGTAAAAGTTTAGCTAATGAAAAGAGAAACAAAGTTGATGCAGATAAGAAGTTTGTTCCAGGAAGCAGTGCTTTCAATGGTAGCAAGGACTTTAACAATGCTAATGGAAACCATAGCAACCATAGCGATAAGCCGTATAACTCCAATAATGAAAAGTCGCGTGGAAACAATATTGCGTATTGTGAGAAAAGAGGAGGTATTTCTGAAGAGGAAAACCAAGGAGCTAAACTTATTTCGAAAGAGAGGATGAGGAATACCCTCCGATCTGGACATTCAAGCGAAGTTTCTTCTGATGTGAAATGCATGAATGTGCGTAGCTGCAATGCAGATTCGAAACGTGGAGTAAGTGCTAACGATATTAGCAATGCTAGCAATGTCGACCGTAGTTATCATGGTAGCCGTGACGACAATCGTGTTGGGAGAAAGGGAGTTGTCTGGAGCAACATCCTCAATACTCTTATAGGTAAATTTTGGACCCctcaagaaaaaaaaaaaaattttttgaagagCGATAAGACTAAAGAGATACACACTGGAAAGGACATCGAAGTTATGCAAGACAGAAAAGGTAATAATCATAATGATAACTATAGTGATAACTGTAGTGATAACTATAGTGATAATTGTAGTGATAACTGTAGTGATAACCATAGTGATAACTGTAGTGATAACCATAGTGATAACCATAGTGATAACCATAATGATGCTGATAATGGAAATGACTGGGGAAAGAAGTGGGATAGAAATGGCGAAGGGGAGAGTCAAAACGAGAGAAGAAAAgagaaggaaaataaaaacaatgaaAGTGATAAGGAAACGAATTTCCTGTTGAAAGCATTAGATAGTGGTAAATTTCCATCGTACTGCCTTGTTGGAAATATAGATGAGAATGCGgataattttgaaatatatatgagtaaagaaaaaatggatgaattaaatataagtgATGGATTTACAGTATTattaaaaggaaagaaaaagaaagagatGTTAGGAATAGCTAAAGTAgacaaaaatttaaaaaaacattatgtTGTAATATCTTTTGCaatgaaaaagaatttaaGACTAATGcataatgatataataaaaatacatccATTTTTGAATgtaaagaaaataagaaatgtTGTTATAAGTCCATTCAGTGATACTGTAGGAAATTTGAATAAAAGTGAGATACAGAAAGATGTTCTTAAtgcttatttaaaaaatagttacAAGCCATTGAATGtaaattcaaatatatatattaattataaaaataaaaaaatagaatttaagatactaaaaattataacagaagagagtgataataataatgaggTATATGGATGTATGAGTGAAAACTCGGAAATTACTTTATCAGaggaatatttaaatagaGAAGACTATGAAGAACATAATGATGATATTACATATGAAGATTTAGGTGGTATGAAgaaacaattaaataaaattagagaATTAATAGAACTACCTTTAAAATACCCAGAAATTTTTATGAGTATTGGTATATCAGCACCAAAGGGGGTACTAATGCATGGAATACCAGGTACAGGAAAAACATCCATTGCTAAGGCTATTGCTAATGAAAGTAATGCATActgttatattataaatggtCCAGAGATAATGTCTAAACATATTGGGGAGTCAgaacaaaaattaagaaaaatttttaaaaaagctaGCGAAAAAACACCATGTATTATCTTTATTGATGAAATTGATTCCATTGCTaataaaagaagtaaaagtAACATTGAATTAGAAAAAAGAGTTGTATCCCAGTTACTAACTCTTATGGatggattaaaaaaaaataataatgttctAGTTCTTGCTGCTACTAATAGACCTAATGCTATTGATCCTGCTTTAAGACGATTTGGAAGATTTGATAGAGAAATTGAAATTCCAGTTCCAGATGAACAAGGAAGATAcgaaattttattaactaaAACTAAAAAGATGAAACTAGACCCTGATgtaaatttaagaaaaattgcAAAAGAATGCCATGGATATGTCGGTGCAGATCTTGCTCAACTATGTTTCGAAGCAGCCATCCAGTGTATAAAGGAGCATGTACATTTCCTAGATTTAGATGAAGAAGattttattgaatttatgaaaataagtATTGATCCTAAAAAAGCTGGAGATGAAGAGGCTTCTAATATCTCATCAGATGCCTCACAACATAAAGAAGGTTCGAACaatcaattaaaaaatttttttagattCTATGGAAAAGGTAGAGGGAAGTTAGATCTGAAGGATGGGAAGGATAGAAGCGACAGCACTAGTGGAAGAAGCGATAACGTGGGGAGTAGAAGCGATAACGTGGGGAGTAGAAGCGGTAACGTGGGGAGTAGAAGCGATAACTTGAGCGGAGTAGCTGATCGTGTTGGCGGTGAAAAACTGGACAGACGGACGAAGAAGATTCCGTCATATATCTTAAACAAACTGACCATCAAAGCAAAGCATTTCCAGCATGCTCTAAACATATGTAACCCAAGCTCGTTAAGAGAAAGACAAGTACAAATACCAACAGTTACATGGAATGACATTGGAGGTATGCATGAAGTCAAAGAACAACTAAAGGAAACTATTTTATACCCTTTAGAATACAAAcacttatataataaatttaattcaaattataataaaggaATATTATTGTATGGCCCTCCTGGGTGTGGTAAGACACTATTAGCTAAGGCCATTGCAAATGAATGTAATGCTAATTTTATATCTGTAAAAGGACCAGAATTATTAACTATGTGGTTTGGTGAGTCTGAAGCGAATGTAAGAGATTTATTTGATAAAGCTCGTGCAGCATCACcttgcattattttttttgatgaaATAGATTCATTAGCAAAAGAAAggaatagtaataataataatgatgcaAGTGATAGAGTAATTAATCAAATACTGACCGAAATTGACGgtataaatgaaaagaaaacaatatttattattgcaGCTACAAATCGACCTGATATTTTAGATAGAGCATTAACAAGACCAGGGAGATTAGACAAgttgatatatatatccttacCAGATTTTAGAAGTAGATGTAGTATATTCAAAGCCATTCTTAAAAACACACCTTTAAATAAAGATGTAGACATACAGGATATGGCAAAAAGAACGGAAGGATTTTCAGGTGCGGATATTACAAACTTATGTCAGAGCGCAGTCAATGAAGCTATTAAAGAAACTATTCATTTACttaatattagaaaaaaagaacaaaaaaaaaaaaccaacCATATAGAAGTGGATCCTGCATATGATCCGGTGCCTACGCTTTCGAAAAAGCATTTCGATTTGGCTTTTAAAAATGCGCGAATATCTATTCAACCTGAGGATGTGTTAAAGTATGAGAAGTTTAAGGAGAAGCTTTCTTTGCAAAATTTTTCGTAG